In one window of Candidatus Binatia bacterium DNA:
- a CDS encoding GldG family protein gives MTWRGNQSLLHVIHLMAQIVIVATLFTFVLLLAERHNHRFDFSPTQQFVLSDAAKKVAQSLDSDVEIIAFYTPDEPGQRRALFDTLELFAKASPRIRYRLVDLNRSPATAQKFGVNNAGSGVVVHGDRVEQIQFVDEEGITAALIRLTRQGERICCFVTGHGEHSPFDNDERQGYSEVAKAMEREGFTLRELNLIPPGGVPQECRVVILAGPTKDFLPGESAALLAYLRQGGQVLLLIDPGAPPSVVAFLESLGARAGNDVVLDERNRLMGTDASMLHVPAFNKSLFRTELETAVFPVARTILPTEEADRSGRVKVLALSSPDSWAYVEGGKLPDRNVRFRREKDQPGPLPVGVYIEVPRAEGGSTVTTPGRLIAFGDSDFATNLALNWRGNKDVFLNSIALLAEDPTLIAVRRKGLPRGSISPIYLTESQDSVVFWITVVVVPGTVATIGIVIATMRRRRGSR, from the coding sequence GTGACCTGGCGAGGCAACCAAAGTCTACTTCACGTGATCCACTTAATGGCCCAAATCGTGATCGTGGCCACCCTCTTCACCTTTGTTCTCCTCCTAGCCGAGCGCCATAATCACCGCTTCGACTTCAGTCCAACGCAGCAGTTTGTCCTGTCGGACGCGGCCAAAAAAGTCGCGCAAAGTCTGGACTCGGACGTGGAGATCATCGCTTTCTACACGCCCGACGAGCCTGGCCAGAGGCGGGCGCTGTTCGACACACTGGAGCTCTTTGCGAAGGCAAGCCCGCGAATTCGCTACCGGCTGGTCGACCTGAACCGCTCGCCCGCGACGGCGCAAAAATTCGGTGTGAACAACGCCGGGTCTGGGGTGGTGGTGCACGGGGACCGAGTGGAGCAAATTCAGTTCGTCGACGAAGAGGGGATCACCGCTGCGCTAATTCGCTTGACCCGGCAGGGGGAGCGCATTTGCTGCTTCGTTACGGGTCATGGGGAGCATTCGCCGTTCGATAACGACGAGCGTCAGGGCTACAGCGAGGTGGCAAAAGCCATGGAAAGGGAAGGCTTTACGCTCCGGGAGCTGAACCTCATCCCTCCTGGAGGCGTGCCCCAAGAGTGTCGTGTGGTGATCCTGGCTGGGCCCACGAAGGATTTTCTCCCTGGTGAGTCCGCAGCTCTTCTCGCGTACTTACGGCAAGGCGGGCAGGTGTTGCTGCTGATCGATCCTGGAGCACCGCCGAGTGTGGTTGCCTTCTTGGAAAGCTTAGGCGCGCGGGCTGGCAACGACGTTGTCCTCGACGAGCGCAATCGACTAATGGGCACCGACGCATCCATGCTCCACGTGCCGGCATTCAACAAGTCGCTGTTCCGCACCGAGCTCGAAACCGCGGTCTTCCCTGTGGCGCGTACGATCCTTCCCACAGAAGAGGCTGATCGGTCAGGGCGCGTCAAGGTGCTCGCGCTCAGTAGCCCGGATAGTTGGGCGTATGTCGAGGGAGGTAAGTTACCCGACAGGAACGTGCGTTTTCGCCGGGAGAAGGATCAACCCGGCCCGCTGCCGGTTGGCGTTTACATCGAGGTGCCCCGTGCGGAGGGCGGATCTACGGTAACCACCCCGGGCAGACTCATAGCCTTTGGGGATTCCGACTTCGCCACGAACCTTGCCCTCAACTGGCGGGGGAACAAAGACGTGTTCCTGAACAGCATTGCCTTGCTCGCTGAAGATCCAACGCTCATTGCGGTGCGCCGCAAAGGCCTGCCGCGCGGCTCAATTTCCCCAATTTACCTTACCGAGTCACAAGATTCCGTGGTGTTCTGGATTACTGTGGTCGTGGTCCCCGGAACGGTTGCCACCATCGGTATCGTTATTGCCACAATGCGC
- a CDS encoding ABC transporter permease, giving the protein MKALRTICKRELRSYFGSYVAYVLTALFLLLTGGFFYSWLRYFILFGGYVLPSGLWQQVFLDMRYCAMIVLPLVTMRLFAEEKKLGTIELLWTYPVRDVEVVLGKFLAAWLFYLFMLVPTVVGPLIFYSFYRFDFGPFLTGYIGVLLLGTAFIACGMFVSSLTENQVVSAMGTYGILITFWYITWNESVASVAVIEALLKISLFDRFLNFARGVIDTQDIVFFVLFVLFFLFLTLASLDARKWRGVGAPS; this is encoded by the coding sequence GTGAAAGCGTTACGCACAATTTGCAAGCGCGAGCTTCGCTCTTACTTCGGCTCCTACGTTGCCTACGTCCTGACCGCGCTTTTCCTCCTGCTCACAGGCGGGTTTTTTTATAGCTGGTTGCGCTACTTTATTTTATTCGGTGGCTATGTGCTGCCGAGCGGTTTGTGGCAGCAGGTGTTCCTAGACATGCGGTACTGCGCAATGATTGTGCTGCCGCTCGTCACCATGCGCCTGTTTGCCGAGGAAAAGAAACTTGGCACCATTGAACTCCTGTGGACCTACCCGGTGCGCGACGTCGAGGTCGTGCTCGGGAAGTTTCTCGCGGCGTGGTTGTTTTACCTATTCATGCTCGTGCCCACCGTCGTGGGGCCGTTGATTTTCTATTCGTTCTACCGCTTCGATTTCGGCCCGTTTCTCACTGGCTATATTGGTGTCCTCCTCCTCGGCACTGCGTTTATCGCTTGCGGGATGTTCGTCTCGTCACTGACGGAAAACCAAGTCGTCAGTGCCATGGGCACCTACGGAATTCTCATTACCTTTTGGTACATCACCTGGAACGAGTCGGTCGCCAGCGTTGCTGTGATTGAGGCCCTCCTGAAAATTTCGCTTTTTGACCGGTTCTTAAACTTTGCCCGTGGTGTAATCGACACACAGGATATCGTCTTCTTCGTACTCTTCGTCCTGTTCTTCCTATTTCTCACGTTGGCCTCGTTGGACGCCCGAAAGTGGCGTGGGGTGGGAGCGCCCTCGTGA
- a CDS encoding ABC transporter ATP-binding protein, whose translation MIEVHQLTKRFGYFTAISDVSFRVDAGEIVGFLGPNGAGKSTTMRILGGVFPPTSGSARVAGHDVVQDSLRARQAIGYFPERVALYTDMTVREYLGYVADMKHVPAKEQHMEINRAMDRCGVAHMAHRLIGTLSKGYRQRVGIAQALLGKPKVLILDEPTAGLDPEQVTEVRKLIRELRGQSTVILSTHILSEVEATCDRVLIINRGRLLAVDTPGNLNRRLRQLSQIHLEVKAPLHALLETIRQIPGVVRVEATHHDGETVSVTVGSDPARDIRSTIAERVVREGWALLELRPLQLSLEDIFLELVHGTDQNSSAART comes from the coding sequence ATGATTGAAGTCCACCAGCTCACCAAGCGTTTCGGCTACTTCACCGCCATTTCCGATGTGTCCTTCCGCGTGGACGCTGGCGAGATTGTAGGATTCCTCGGGCCGAACGGGGCGGGCAAAAGTACAACCATGCGCATTCTCGGCGGCGTGTTCCCGCCCACGAGTGGCTCCGCGCGCGTTGCCGGCCACGATGTCGTTCAAGACTCTCTGCGTGCTCGCCAAGCGATTGGCTACTTTCCCGAGCGAGTGGCGTTGTACACCGACATGACGGTTCGAGAATATCTTGGTTACGTGGCGGACATGAAACACGTCCCTGCCAAGGAACAACACATGGAGATCAACCGGGCGATGGATCGCTGCGGCGTTGCGCATATGGCGCATCGGCTCATCGGCACACTTTCTAAGGGTTACCGACAGCGAGTAGGCATTGCTCAGGCCCTGCTAGGTAAGCCCAAAGTACTCATTCTTGATGAGCCCACCGCGGGGCTCGACCCGGAGCAAGTCACCGAAGTTCGCAAGCTCATCCGCGAGCTGCGCGGACAAAGCACGGTGATTTTGTCTACGCACATTCTGTCGGAGGTTGAAGCCACGTGTGACCGCGTTCTCATTATCAACCGGGGCCGGCTGCTCGCGGTGGACACTCCGGGAAACTTAAATCGGCGATTACGTCAACTTTCGCAAATTCATCTAGAGGTCAAAGCGCCGCTGCATGCACTTCTCGAAACCATCCGCCAGATTCCCGGGGTTGTTCGGGTCGAGGCCACCCATCATGATGGCGAAACGGTCTCCGTCACTGTCGGCAGTGATCCAGCAAGGGATATCCGGTCAACCATTGCAGAGCGCGTCGTCCGAGAGGGATGGGCCTTGTTGGAGCTCCGCCCACTCCAACTCAGCCTAGAGGATATCTTCCTCGAACTTGTGCACGGCACGGACCAGAATTCCTCCGCGGCAAGGACCTAG
- the asd gene encoding aspartate-semialdehyde dehydrogenase, translated as MKKRVAIVGATGIAGQQAVVALQDHPWFEIALLAASERSAGKTYGEAIRDEKTGARRWWCSEEPQEHVLRMPVYDAATLNLRGVDVVFSCVESDVARELEPEWARTTPVISNASAFRYEEDVPILVPGVNLEHARLLEIQRKRRGWGGFITPLPNCTTTGLVITLKPLFDHFGIERALVTSMQGISGAGRSPGVLALDIVDNVIPYIVGEEEKVARETGKILGNLVEGGIAPAQFPVSATCTRAAVLEGHTEAVFVSLEREASIGDVAECFREFGRSFVRLGLPSSPRRMITVHEDPFRPQPRLDRDADGGMTTHVGRLRPDAALPRGVKYILLSHNTKMGAAKGAVLVAEYLAVEKYL; from the coding sequence ATGAAAAAACGCGTGGCCATTGTGGGAGCAACGGGAATTGCCGGGCAGCAAGCAGTGGTGGCCCTGCAGGATCATCCCTGGTTTGAAATCGCACTGCTGGCGGCTTCGGAACGTTCCGCGGGCAAAACTTACGGCGAAGCCATCCGCGATGAGAAGACAGGTGCGCGCCGCTGGTGGTGTTCGGAAGAACCGCAGGAGCATGTGTTGCGCATGCCGGTTTACGATGCGGCAACGCTGAACCTCCGTGGCGTCGACGTCGTGTTTAGTTGCGTGGAGTCCGATGTGGCTCGGGAGCTTGAGCCCGAGTGGGCTCGCACGACGCCTGTCATCAGCAACGCGTCGGCATTTCGTTACGAGGAAGACGTGCCGATCCTCGTCCCAGGCGTCAATTTGGAACACGCGCGGCTGCTGGAAATCCAACGGAAACGCCGGGGGTGGGGCGGGTTCATTACCCCCTTACCCAACTGCACGACAACGGGCCTGGTGATCACGTTGAAGCCCTTGTTCGATCACTTTGGCATCGAGCGCGCCTTGGTCACCTCCATGCAAGGAATTTCGGGTGCTGGGCGATCCCCGGGAGTTTTGGCGTTGGACATTGTTGACAACGTGATTCCCTACATCGTCGGTGAGGAAGAAAAGGTGGCTCGCGAAACCGGGAAGATTCTCGGCAATCTCGTTGAAGGTGGGATCGCGCCGGCGCAATTTCCTGTAAGTGCCACGTGTACACGCGCCGCCGTGCTCGAGGGCCATACCGAAGCTGTCTTTGTCTCCCTCGAGCGAGAGGCATCGATCGGCGATGTTGCGGAGTGCTTCCGCGAGTTTGGGAGAAGCTTTGTTCGGCTGGGGCTCCCATCCTCGCCGCGGCGGATGATTACGGTTCACGAGGATCCGTTTCGCCCGCAGCCGCGATTAGATCGGGATGCGGATGGTGGCATGACCACGCACGTCGGTCGTTTGCGACCCGATGCGGCGCTGCCCCGGGGGGTGAAATACATCCTCCTGTCGCACAACACAAAAATGGGTGCTGCAAAAGGGGCAGTGTTGGTGGCGGAGTACCTCGCGGTCGAAAAATACCTCTAG
- a CDS encoding GNAT family N-acetyltransferase has translation MRPEWELHTPRLRLRALVDADAPDVFAYASDPCVTRFVEWSPHSSVEDSVAFIRQTQAVRRRGATFAVELVDGRRVIGTFELRIRSQIDGVGEIGYVLARPYWGQGFNLEAGVALLYYAFRVELLRRVDARCAPQNRRSFRTLEKLGMRRVPEVATVGRESAYARTHLMYSLTNLEWARHPLHSLWRDHIRCVR, from the coding sequence GTGCGCCCAGAATGGGAGCTGCACACACCACGCTTGCGCTTGCGCGCTCTTGTGGACGCGGACGCCCCGGACGTCTTCGCATACGCGAGCGATCCGTGTGTGACGCGGTTTGTGGAGTGGTCGCCGCACAGCTCGGTGGAGGATAGTGTGGCCTTTATCAGGCAAACGCAGGCAGTGCGCCGGCGCGGGGCGACCTTTGCAGTCGAGCTGGTTGACGGCCGGCGCGTGATCGGCACGTTCGAGCTGCGCATCCGTAGTCAAATTGATGGTGTCGGAGAAATTGGTTACGTTTTGGCTCGGCCGTATTGGGGACAAGGGTTCAACCTAGAGGCTGGAGTGGCGTTACTCTACTACGCGTTTAGGGTCGAGCTCCTGCGGCGAGTGGACGCACGGTGTGCGCCGCAGAACCGCCGTTCATTTCGCACGCTGGAGAAGCTTGGCATGCGCAGGGTGCCTGAGGTGGCCACGGTCGGCAGGGAGTCCGCTTATGCCAGGACTCATCTCATGTACTCCTTGACGAACCTGGAGTGGGCACGCCACCCATTGCACTCGCTGTGGAGGGACCATATTCGGTGTGTGCGCTGA
- a CDS encoding MATE family efflux transporter, with protein sequence MSVMLTAALSNALYAYYVSRLGAEALAAVSLVFPITLIGITAVGGGLGAGTASAIARALGKNDSALANLVAGEGLKLSIAFGIAFGVTVYLVAPGLFALMGGQGRVLNQAVTFARALFAGSFVSFSAAILDNIMRAAGDSRTPALWATASLALQVLLTPILMFVLGWGLIGAAVATILAQLATVVPRLRLLRTGLGASRLRLRFGPVAGNTAYAILQVATPSALSTFSNYLGLLVLTGVVARFGNAHLAAYGLGTRLDFVLLSLTYGFAAAVLTLVGMAVGAGQIDRAWRYVVHAAAWAGAALGMAGALLCAFPNLWLASFTHEPEVLQVGADYLRWVAPSYPFVGLTMVCAFAFQGTGNALRPLVWTLLRVTAVVSAAILAVRFFQLPPRAVFACVGCGNVASGLVLVWLLRRHLRTLERTGAAFPLAHG encoded by the coding sequence ATGTCCGTGATGCTCACAGCAGCCCTCTCTAACGCGTTGTACGCATATTATGTGAGCCGCCTCGGAGCGGAGGCCCTGGCTGCTGTGTCACTCGTGTTTCCCATTACGCTGATTGGCATCACTGCTGTTGGTGGCGGCCTCGGGGCTGGCACGGCCTCGGCAATTGCGCGTGCCTTAGGGAAGAACGACTCCGCGTTGGCCAACCTTGTCGCGGGCGAGGGTCTGAAGCTTTCGATTGCATTCGGGATCGCTTTCGGGGTCACCGTGTATCTCGTGGCACCCGGATTGTTCGCGCTCATGGGCGGGCAGGGGCGGGTTTTGAACCAGGCTGTGACCTTCGCGCGCGCGTTGTTTGCGGGTTCGTTCGTCTCGTTTTCAGCGGCGATCCTCGACAACATTATGCGTGCGGCCGGCGACAGCCGCACCCCGGCACTGTGGGCAACTGCCTCTTTGGCTCTTCAAGTTCTGTTGACCCCGATCCTCATGTTTGTTCTCGGATGGGGCCTGATTGGCGCGGCGGTGGCCACGATCTTGGCACAACTCGCTACCGTGGTCCCACGGCTCCGGTTGCTGCGCACCGGACTCGGTGCGAGCCGGTTGCGCCTTCGCTTTGGCCCGGTGGCAGGCAACACAGCCTACGCGATTTTGCAAGTCGCAACGCCCTCAGCCTTGTCCACATTCTCCAATTACCTCGGGCTGCTCGTGCTCACCGGTGTCGTTGCCCGCTTTGGGAACGCCCACCTGGCAGCTTATGGGCTTGGAACCCGCTTGGACTTCGTGCTGCTCTCTTTAACTTACGGCTTTGCGGCCGCTGTCCTTACCTTGGTTGGCATGGCCGTGGGCGCCGGTCAGATCGACCGCGCATGGCGCTACGTTGTTCACGCGGCCGCCTGGGCTGGGGCGGCACTCGGTATGGCCGGCGCACTCCTTTGCGCTTTCCCCAACTTGTGGCTTGCCTCGTTTACCCACGAGCCTGAGGTGCTCCAGGTGGGCGCTGATTACTTGCGCTGGGTTGCTCCCTCATACCCCTTTGTCGGCCTCACCATGGTCTGCGCCTTTGCCTTCCAGGGCACAGGGAACGCACTGCGACCGTTGGTTTGGACCTTGCTGCGGGTCACAGCAGTTGTATCCGCCGCCATCCTGGCGGTACGATTTTTCCAACTACCACCCCGGGCAGTTTTTGCCTGTGTCGGCTGCGGGAACGTCGCTTCGGGGCTCGTGCTCGTATGGCTCTTGCGGCGACACCTACGAACACTCGAAAGAACGGGCGCGGCGTTTCCTCTCGCACACGGATGA
- the sppA gene encoding signal peptide peptidase SppA — translation MARILRRRKILMLLFLALMAVGLWTYIRRGPHVSPGSVLLVTLSGSYPESPPEGLWAKVFAPRETTLPELVLTLRRATVDPRIRAIVARFTELDVGWAKANEIRDLLAAARRKGKTTIALLEADLGNANLPYYIATACERVYVAPGAHVALRGLVARYFFLGGLWEKLHIEMDVEKIAEYKTAGDTLAGKEMSAAHREMANSLLDSVEELYLGTVAMARGVGAEEIRAVIHDVGPSGAAQLLQAGLVDGAKYLEDLWSELGVERDLIVTSETYARVAARALGLETGPRVAVILVSGTIASGESQGSGAGSIAGADTIRAALDEASRNREIRAIILRVDSPGGSALAADMIWRAVREARRRKPVIAAFSDVAASGGYYIASGSTKIVAQPGTLTGSIGVVFARPMIRGLLANWGITIETLARGRLATLDDVTSPLDDETRDRLRKEVQATYELFLQRVSEGRGLAKEQVHDVGRGRVWTGSQAKERGLVDTLGGFYTAVELAKQEAGIPAEEDPELIFLPPPRPWWEALAESAMPIRVRSVPAVLYRLFAAVPGAFEPGPEAIMAEQVWVR, via the coding sequence ATGGCGCGAATATTACGTCGACGTAAAATTCTCATGCTCTTGTTTTTGGCCCTCATGGCTGTAGGGCTATGGACCTACATTCGCCGCGGGCCCCACGTCAGCCCGGGCTCCGTCTTGCTCGTCACCCTGTCAGGATCCTATCCCGAGTCTCCTCCTGAGGGACTATGGGCCAAAGTCTTCGCTCCCCGCGAAACCACTCTACCGGAATTGGTGCTCACGCTCCGAAGAGCCACGGTAGATCCGCGAATCCGGGCGATTGTTGCCCGCTTCACTGAGCTCGATGTGGGCTGGGCGAAAGCGAACGAGATTCGTGACCTGTTGGCGGCGGCCCGCCGCAAGGGGAAAACCACAATCGCGCTGTTGGAAGCGGACCTGGGCAATGCCAACTTGCCTTACTACATCGCCACCGCATGTGAGCGTGTCTACGTTGCCCCTGGCGCCCACGTCGCACTGCGTGGACTTGTTGCCCGCTACTTCTTCCTAGGCGGCCTTTGGGAAAAACTTCACATCGAAATGGATGTGGAAAAGATCGCCGAATACAAAACCGCTGGCGACACGCTTGCGGGTAAGGAGATGTCCGCGGCGCACCGCGAGATGGCAAACTCGCTGCTCGATAGCGTGGAGGAATTGTACCTGGGCACCGTTGCCATGGCCCGTGGAGTTGGCGCCGAGGAGATCCGCGCTGTGATTCACGACGTTGGCCCTTCGGGTGCCGCGCAACTGTTGCAAGCAGGGCTGGTGGATGGTGCCAAGTACCTCGAGGACTTGTGGTCAGAGCTCGGGGTAGAACGGGATCTAATTGTCACCTCCGAAACGTACGCGCGGGTAGCGGCCCGGGCACTCGGATTAGAAACTGGGCCGAGAGTGGCAGTGATTCTTGTCTCCGGCACGATTGCTTCTGGCGAGAGCCAAGGCAGCGGGGCAGGAAGCATTGCTGGGGCGGATACAATTCGGGCTGCGCTGGACGAGGCGAGTCGCAACCGAGAGATTCGTGCCATTATCCTGCGTGTGGACAGCCCAGGGGGCTCCGCACTCGCCGCCGACATGATTTGGCGTGCCGTCCGCGAGGCACGACGCCGCAAGCCTGTCATTGCCGCTTTCTCAGACGTTGCCGCATCGGGCGGCTACTACATTGCCAGCGGCAGCACAAAAATTGTCGCTCAGCCTGGCACCCTGACCGGCTCGATTGGTGTCGTGTTCGCAAGGCCGATGATCCGCGGGCTGCTCGCCAACTGGGGGATCACCATTGAGACGCTTGCCCGAGGTCGGCTCGCCACCCTAGACGATGTTACCTCTCCCCTCGATGACGAGACCCGCGACCGCCTGCGAAAAGAGGTGCAAGCTACCTACGAGCTGTTCCTCCAACGGGTCAGCGAAGGCCGTGGGCTCGCAAAGGAGCAAGTTCACGACGTTGGAAGAGGCCGGGTGTGGACCGGGTCGCAAGCGAAAGAGCGAGGGCTGGTCGACACACTCGGCGGCTTTTACACCGCCGTAGAACTGGCCAAGCAAGAAGCAGGCATCCCTGCTGAAGAAGATCCGGAGCTCATCTTTTTGCCTCCTCCTCGGCCCTGGTGGGAGGCGTTGGCGGAGAGCGCAATGCCGATTCGGGTTAGGTCCGTGCCAGCCGTGCTGTATCGGCTCTTCGCTGCTGTGCCCGGGGCATTCGAGCCTGGCCCAGAAGCCATTATGGCCGAGCAAGTTTGGGTACGGTGA
- a CDS encoding DUF4838 domain-containing protein, with translation MTTMHYRANEESSVWSADQIAGCTIYIPAQPDSVLDFAAHELSMYLHRLTGACLAVRRLTDLPTHWLLLAAHPLNFPSPARLPDPGSFALDASRDAIVVRGGSSTATLHGVYSLLEQLGCAWSVSGRLHEIVPTHRVEHFPFLPTDFSPCFQSVAYCSDIVTWHYTQPELLRERVHEDLELADWMAKTGATRFFFIRHPFDSASTIRELQEAFATRGISVEVGGHILPLLLRRDWFVQHPEYFPATGQGERTNLGNMCASQPRARELIANEALEFVAETGPVAALHLWGADVLGAAWCRCKACEQLTPQEQSLLVCNAVAERFEREGLRTPVYYLAYHDTMEPRLRFQPHPQVWCEFAPRERCYGHSLGDPRCGTNRYYYDALYGYRERFAGRVRAFEYYGDAILFFGCLVAIPRVIARDLATYHAAGVKEISFLQFGQYSRWAYACNFAAFAAAARGRKPERALHDLCKQWHDNPEVLEQAFRSLEELSELLVRYGDVRLKPKRRVQQQELRAALTTSLPRFATVAAEMESVRSPRLLALSLLIRYTQTIFEGVAHELETGSNAAAIFARALKILEPVDRTFKGVWGNADLAVIHDLYAAAAHLPGWG, from the coding sequence ATGACGACGATGCACTACCGGGCTAACGAAGAAAGCTCCGTTTGGAGTGCCGATCAAATTGCGGGCTGCACCATCTACATTCCTGCTCAGCCCGACTCGGTTCTCGATTTTGCTGCCCATGAGCTCAGCATGTACCTTCACCGCTTGACTGGCGCTTGTCTTGCCGTGCGTCGGTTGACTGACTTGCCAACCCACTGGTTGCTCCTAGCCGCACACCCACTCAACTTCCCAAGCCCCGCACGGCTTCCAGATCCTGGCAGCTTTGCACTCGACGCCAGTCGTGACGCAATTGTCGTGCGCGGGGGAAGCTCGACAGCAACGTTGCATGGCGTTTACAGCCTGTTGGAGCAGCTTGGTTGCGCCTGGTCCGTAAGCGGACGTCTGCATGAAATCGTCCCCACCCACCGGGTGGAGCACTTCCCCTTTCTACCCACGGACTTTTCACCCTGTTTCCAGTCGGTCGCTTACTGCAGCGACATCGTCACCTGGCATTACACGCAACCCGAATTACTGCGCGAGCGCGTCCACGAGGACCTGGAACTGGCCGATTGGATGGCAAAAACTGGTGCGACGCGCTTCTTCTTTATCCGCCACCCGTTCGACTCAGCCTCGACAATCCGCGAACTGCAAGAAGCGTTCGCCACCCGCGGCATTTCTGTCGAAGTTGGCGGACACATCCTCCCCCTCCTTCTCCGCCGGGATTGGTTCGTGCAGCACCCGGAATATTTTCCCGCGACGGGTCAGGGCGAGCGCACGAACTTAGGAAACATGTGCGCCAGCCAGCCCCGTGCGCGGGAATTGATCGCAAATGAAGCCTTAGAGTTCGTTGCGGAAACTGGCCCGGTCGCGGCTTTGCACCTGTGGGGCGCTGACGTTCTAGGCGCCGCTTGGTGCCGGTGCAAAGCATGCGAGCAGCTCACTCCACAGGAGCAAAGCTTGTTGGTCTGCAATGCAGTCGCGGAGCGGTTCGAGCGAGAAGGGCTACGCACACCCGTTTACTACCTGGCCTACCATGACACGATGGAGCCGCGCTTGCGATTCCAACCCCATCCTCAGGTTTGGTGCGAGTTCGCACCACGGGAGCGCTGCTATGGCCACTCCCTCGGCGATCCGCGGTGCGGGACCAACCGCTACTACTACGATGCCCTCTATGGGTATCGCGAGCGTTTCGCCGGACGCGTGCGCGCCTTCGAGTACTACGGGGATGCCATCTTATTCTTTGGCTGCCTCGTGGCTATCCCTCGCGTGATTGCACGCGATCTGGCTACGTACCACGCGGCGGGAGTGAAGGAGATATCGTTCCTCCAGTTTGGCCAATACAGCCGCTGGGCTTATGCTTGCAACTTCGCCGCGTTTGCAGCCGCCGCGCGCGGACGAAAGCCCGAGCGAGCGCTCCACGATTTGTGTAAGCAATGGCATGACAACCCGGAGGTGTTGGAGCAAGCGTTTCGTAGCCTCGAGGAGTTGAGCGAACTGCTCGTGCGCTACGGGGACGTGCGGCTCAAGCCAAAACGACGCGTGCAGCAACAAGAGCTGCGCGCTGCCTTGACCACAAGTCTACCCCGCTTCGCCACTGTTGCTGCTGAGATGGAATCGGTGCGTTCGCCTCGGTTGCTCGCACTCTCTCTTTTGATCCGATACACGCAAACGATTTTCGAAGGCGTAGCCCACGAGCTCGAAACTGGGAGTAACGCCGCAGCCATTTTCGCCCGTGCCCTAAAGATCCTCGAGCCCGTAGACCGCACCTTCAAAGGCGTCTGGGGAAACGCCGATCTGGCAGTGATTCATGACCTTTATGCTGCGGCGGCCCACCTCCCGGGCTGGGGCTAA
- a CDS encoding ABC transporter permease — translation MEQPLVASLLQATVAMMVPLLLAALGELLVERAGIVNIGLEGMILAGAFAAMSIAYFTGGPWLGLLAAAAAGAALGLLLAVAVVLLGGNQVVCGTALNLLALGATGVGYRGAFGVTGSALMVKGFDHLLIPGLSSVPWVGAALGNQPVVGYIALLFVPLLWWALYCTLPGLRWRMTGEDPYAAAAQGVRVGRTRVVALVTCGALAGLAGAYLVLAYAKTFVEGMSAGRGFIALAIVIFGGWSPWGVLAAATLFGFAIALQFHVQALGIAIPYQAALVLPYVLTLLVLAGYGAKSRAPLALGRDPA, via the coding sequence ATGGAGCAACCGCTCGTCGCGAGTCTGTTGCAAGCCACGGTGGCCATGATGGTGCCACTGTTGCTCGCGGCGCTTGGAGAGCTGCTCGTCGAGCGGGCGGGAATCGTAAATATTGGCTTGGAGGGGATGATCCTTGCGGGGGCGTTTGCGGCGATGTCCATCGCCTATTTCACCGGGGGGCCATGGCTCGGGCTGCTGGCTGCGGCCGCTGCAGGCGCGGCTCTCGGGTTGCTATTGGCCGTGGCTGTTGTTCTTCTCGGAGGCAACCAGGTTGTGTGTGGGACCGCCCTGAACCTGCTTGCCTTAGGAGCAACGGGAGTTGGCTACCGTGGGGCGTTTGGCGTGACAGGTTCGGCGCTCATGGTAAAGGGATTCGATCATCTGCTGATCCCCGGGCTGTCGTCCGTTCCCTGGGTGGGAGCGGCGTTGGGGAACCAACCGGTCGTCGGATATATCGCGCTGTTGTTCGTGCCCCTTTTGTGGTGGGCTTTGTATTGCACGCTCCCCGGATTACGCTGGCGGATGACTGGAGAAGATCCCTACGCAGCGGCAGCACAGGGTGTCCGCGTCGGTCGAACGCGTGTGGTGGCGTTGGTGACCTGTGGCGCTTTGGCAGGTCTTGCCGGTGCGTACCTTGTGCTCGCGTATGCGAAAACGTTCGTTGAGGGGATGTCTGCAGGACGGGGATTCATTGCCCTGGCGATTGTCATTTTTGGAGGATGGTCGCCTTGGGGAGTGTTGGCGGCTGCCACCCTGTTTGGCTTTGCCATCGCGCTCCAGTTTCATGTGCAGGCGCTGGGTATTGCCATTCCCTACCAGGCGGCGCTTGTGCTGCCTTACGTTCTCACCTTACTGGTGCTGGCTGGTTACGGTGCGAAGTCCCGCGCCCCACTGGCCTTGGGGCGCGACCCAGCGTGA